The genomic window AGACACAGGAGGGGTCAACGTTTGCCCAAACTCAGCtgaagtctgtccccatcttcaGTCCAACCTTTTTTAGGGTCTCTCTACCTGCGAAGCAGTTCCTTTGTGATGCCGCTGAAGACCTTCTCGCCTGCTACCACTGACGtgtccttctctttctctgcctcttccatCTATTTAGCAAAAAGACAGACACTGCTGAGACAGATTTTGCTCCCCAGTACTTAGCCCTGTGTTCAGAGAAAAATCACTGCAAGTTACACTCAGTCTGTCCTTACCAACCATCCCACGGGAGCAAGACTACTAGAAAGGAATTGCTGCTAAACCTGCCCAAGACTGTCTCTGCAGGAGTTAAGCACAGTTACCTGCAGGGCATTCTCTTATCCTGGGGCCTGTTGAGGTATCGGGCTCCCCCTGCACTCACCTCTGccactgtttctttcttctgtccaTCAGTCAAGAGGTCCCACATGTTTTTCTTCAACCTCTTCATGTCCATTTTCTTGGCTGTCTTTGCATACTGAATTGCTATCTTATTGACCTGAGGAAAAGCAGCGTAGGCTTAGCTGAGAGCAACTGAGCAGAAGCCTGTCCTCAATCGGGACCACAGGAACAACCAAAACATGGTTCTCCTTGGGAACAACAGTGAATGCTATCTTACTACTACACCTTTGATTTTTAATTCCCTTCTCTTACACAAGCGTTCATCTGGGAACAAAGTGTCCAGCAGCAAACCCAGGAGATCCTGCACCAGGGAAACTGCTGTCTCAGGACTTCTAAGCACCCGAGGTGTTGAGAGGCTTTGCTCCAGACCTGCCCAGTGAGCAGTTCACAGCTCGGCGACAATGCGAGTCCTTACCTTCTGGGGCTCAGCAATGAGGTTCAGCTCTCCGTACGTTGTGATATCGACATCGCCGACAACTCCGTTTAGCTCAGCGTCTTGACCCTCGGGGTGGGCGGTAAGGTTGAACTCCCCCGTCTGGCCGATGAATTGAACGGGGTCATTATCATCATCGCTGTCTGCAGCCTGATCAAGAAGAGATACAGCAGTGAGGCCACCCAGAGACATCTTTGAGAAGCCAGAGATGTCCTGCACTGAGATGACAAAAGCACCCGCCTCTCAGGAGGGCGGCGATACCTGCCCACCTTCCCCATGGAACACGTTCTTATTCAGCCTCTCCCCACGGCGCTTAGGCTGGGCTAAGGCTAAACTCAAGGGAGATCTAGAGCGCAGAGTATCAAAAGACTGTTCCACACGGAAAGGTAACAGAGACGAGGGCTCTCCTGGCAGTGTGGGACCAGCTGAGACTTGCCACAAACACACTCAGGAGGCCGTGCTGGCCTGGCAGAAAGCTGaagatttcaaagaaatctaCTTCAACAGGAGCTTGAAACAGCTGGGAGCAAAATTCACGGTGTAGAGATGACTGCAGAGGTGAGCAATGGTATTTACTCCTACTTTAGGGCACAGGTGTATGGAAAAGGCTGGAATGGAGTTTCTGCAGCAAATTGACTGGCAAACACCAAAGGCAGAGAGTTTAGTTAATGTCGTTAGAATGAGGGGACAGGGGTGTGCGCAGAGACTTCTGCAGCTTTGTCATAATCTGCAGCTCCAATTTTTTTTCGCTAGTAATTAATTCTGGACACAGATTCTTCCTAAATTATTTCCATCACATATCGAATATAGGCAACAGAAAGAAATCTTCTTGTTCCAGTTACCTGCAGCGCAGGGCAGAAATTGGAGGTATCGTTGGGGTTGTTGTAATCGTACTCGCCGATCTCGTGATCCAACGAGCTGTCCGGCTCAGACGTCCTGCAGAGCTACAGAGACAAAACCAGGagtcaggaaaggaaaaacccaAAATACCTCCCCAAGCAATGCCTGCACCTTGTTCCTTCATCACCTCCCCTTTTCCCAGCCTGctggctcttcctcctcctcctcctcctcgcataCCAGCTCTCTAGCAAGCGCCTTGTAAAGCACAACAGCTAAGCACAGCCGCTTCGGCATCCACAAGCGGGTCAGTTCAGTGAGAGACATGCTGGCCCGTCTCCAGCCCTGAGGAGCATCCCAAAGCACTTCAAGCATTTGGTGAAGAGTGGTTTTGTGCATGGAATGATTGCCAAAAGGCTTTTAGAGAAGATTCTTACCTTAACAGTTGGTTTGAGGAACAGCTGGAGAATGTTGTTAGGGTCGTAGTTGAAGTCTGTGGGAAGTGTGGTGCTCTTCACCTTCTGGCTTTCCAGAATGGATCTGGCTAGAGTTACAGATGCCTGGGGAAGGTAATAAATACCATTATGCACTACTTGGAAGATTAATGCACAAGTACGTGCTTTGAACACAGGTCTTCATCTGAAAGGGGGCAAGTTCTGAGATGCCTCCAAAGAGGAGTTCCACACTGGTCCAGTCAGTGCACCCAGTGGCTCCTGCGCAGCATCCTGGGACACACAGCTGGACCTGCAGGCTCTCTTGGACTGACAAGAAGAATCCAGCCCGATTCTCTACCCCAAGGCTGGTAAAACTCTCTACTTGTAACATGACCTGGAGTCAGAAGACCCTGCACCACGGAACATACGTGACGTTGGGTTTACGGAGCCAGTTTCAGAGCAGCATGAGATGAGCCGTTCGCAGACGACAGTTCCAAGACACACTGATATGGCaaaagagagagcagaaagaGGCAGAAACTCAGCACGTACCTTGGTCTTACGGAAATATGCCTCAAAGTCAATATCCTCATCAAAGTtaatttcaaatgctttctttgcaCTCCTTTTCTTGGCCTCTTTTTCAGAGTCAGCAtctgctgcagaaaggaaggaaactgTCAGTGCTTTGTGACAGAGTAAGGGCAATAAGCTCACTCCTGACTTGAGCATCTGCTCCACACAGAAATGTCACCTACAAGGACTTTTCCCTTTGTTATGGGAAAGCAATAGGTGGTGTTCTCAGCTTCATGTTTTAAAGGGATCAGTATCTTTTCATAGAAGCAGAAAGTGTAATTTGATCTTCAGTTTTTATGCAGAAGGTGGGAAACCACAGCAGAAGCTGTATTAGTGCTAGTATCTCCTATTGCTGCAGTGAGAGACACCCCCTCCACTTTGAGCATCATTAACAAACCCAAACAATAGAGAATACGTTAGACACCAAAGGATCCGCATGTGACTGAGAGCCTTCCTGGTGTCTGAACTAGTACTGCTTCCCATCTGGCTAGAAAAGAGCCATGCAGGCTGGTCCCCTTCTTTACTGTCCCTACTTTGTGACTCAGATGCCACCCATCTCCAAAAGTAAGCAGGACTTGGCAGTAGCCGCATCTGTAGCGTATGAGGCGCTGTCTCTACATACGTACATTTGTGTCGAGGTTTGAAACGCCAGTGCTCTGGGCCAGCCCACATTGACAGAGTTCGGGGACTGAAGTAGGAGTATTCCCCTGGTTTCACGGAAAGATGAAGGCACATGCTCCCGATGTCTCCCTCTCCAAAAGGAACCGCATCAATTCTGGAAAGCGCACACATGCTGCTAAGTGAAATCATTCCTTTGGCACACACCGGGCCTGAGTGTGCATTTAATATCCAGATCAGCTCTGTACAGACATCTCCCGCTCCCTCTGCCGGCATGTGTGCAGGGCTCCTGCTCTTTAATCAGTGAACGGGACTGTGCGTGTTCACTGTCTGGAGTCCCTGAGGCTGCTGCAAAAACAGAGGTGGATTTGCCAAAGGGCAGCCTGAAAACTGGGCAGCAGAGTGAGCAGACAAGCAATCACCCTGGGGAAATGTGACCATACGAAAAGGTCCTCTTGGAGGGTAGAGATATTACTGTGATGCATTCCTGGACGTACCCGAAACTTGAGCAGAAAGCAAGCTATAGCCAGATGGGAAACGTGTACACAGTAAATTAAAGATTCCTCAGAGAGCTGCCAGAAGTTGTGACTTGCTATCAAAGCACAGCTATAAATTTTCAGTGACTACTTACCTCTTGCTGTTGCAGACTGTTCCAAAGGAGTTGAGGTTTTCTGTGAATTCCCCAATCTTGTCTGCTACTCTACCCCCGGGGGAGTCAGAATTGAAGTCGTCATCTGGCAGGGTGGGAACACCGTCTTCCACATCGCTGTCTATCTCTGCATTGATATCGAACACTTGGTCGCTCTTCTTAAATTTATCCAACAGGGCTGACActgactgtaggagaagaaagtgctcaggaaaaaaattgcagggTACCAGCGGCCCCGCAGTGCAACATCCCACTGCCCTGTGTATCTCGGAGATCGCTCTGGAGGTGAGCACGGAATACAGCTCAAGTGTCCCACCCAGCACAGAGCTACAAACATACCTCATTGTGGGATTCAGCATCCCACTTTGTAAACTTGAAACCAGCCAGCGAAGAGCAGATAGGGCGTTTTTCAATGCACTGCACTAGCAGGGCTAGAGACAAGGAGAGCAAGGAGGAGAGATTAGATATAGGATGAAACAACCAGCACCTAAAACAAGGGCCTGGCATTAAATCATTCTTAAGGCCACATATGTAGGCAGCCCTTCTTGCATGTAGGGCAGCGCAGGGCTCACTGCAAAAGCAGTCAGGCTCATTTCTCAGCAGAAAGGGAGAGTTCAGTTGCTACCCTAACTCGAGGGTGGGCATAACGCTGGGAATCTTACCAGAGCAGTGGGGTTTGGTAGTAGGTACAGGCTCAAAACACTCTAAGAAGGTCAGTCCTTAACCTGGAGCACACTAATCTGAACTGCTGCACAGCTCAGACCACGTATACGTGCTGTGTGACAGATCTGCCAGAGGTTAAGCTACACGTAGTAACCTAAAACCTACAAAGGTCCTGTTTTTCCAGCAACCAGTCGCAACTTGAGCAGAATCAGAGCAATGGTGCCACAGGGTAGCCAAGCAGTAAACAAAAGCACAAGTCAAGCTGGCTGAGACTAAAATGAGCACGCCTGGGAGATGAAAAGGATCGAAAGGTCTGGATGGGCCCCTTTGCTTAGTGGTTACCGGCACTCACGCTTTAAATCCATCACTTTTACAGGATCAGAGTTTGGCACTGTGAGTGTCTCTGAAGAAGGGAGAGGCACGATCTTCGAGTCAAAGAGGAGCTCACTGTGACAGCTTTGGGTATGCAGCCCGGTGAGGAAAATGCCAGCTGTGCTGCATTCATCAAAAGATGCGGCTGTTTTCTGGAACATGGGGTCAACCTACAGGTACGGAATGAAGCAGACAATCAAGGAATGGAGTAGATGGAGGAAGTGAAGCAGGTCTCTGCAGGAGACTTTGAAGTACAGATCCAAAGGGAGAATGACCCACGCATCTTTGTCAGCGAGGAGAGAGCTCTCACAGCTGCCTCACACAGGAGGAATATACGTGACTAGGAACAATCTTGCTCTAATAGCAGAATTCACAGACGTGCATGTGAATGTTAGAGCCCAAGAGAGGAATGCACAATAAGGAAACAATAGAAATGAGAAAGATGAGGCAacatctccttctcctccaccagAACGCAGCTGCTACAGCAGCCCCCCCTCCACCCACCTCGCATCTGCGATTAGCCTCCGACACATTGATGTTATTCAAGTTCTGCTCGATGGTTTTGAATGAGtgctttttctttgtctgaaCTCTCTTGACAGCCTCAGGAGCTGGACTGTCttctaaaaggaaaagaacaacaaGTTACACTTGA from Calonectris borealis chromosome 27, bCalBor7.hap1.2, whole genome shotgun sequence includes these protein-coding regions:
- the NCAPH gene encoding condensin complex subunit 2 isoform X1, producing the protein MSAPTPRRAPAASPAPRSLSSTGTPVLAECPGNDDERERRQRRRSRATDLQLGSTDSPLGLASPAPRQAEAWLPTLPQWTNAQISDHYSTCIKLSTENKITTKNAFGLHLIDYMTEILKQKDSELTNFKIAAGTLDASAKIYAVRVDAVHADTYKVLGGLGKDSAPTKDVHSPEGEDSPAPEAVKRVQTKKKHSFKTIEQNLNNINVSEANRRCEVDPMFQKTAASFDECSTAGIFLTGLHTQSCHSELLFDSKIVPLPSSETLTVPNSDPVKVMDLKPLLVQCIEKRPICSSLAGFKFTKWDAESHNESVSALLDKFKKSDQVFDINAEIDSDVEDGVPTLPDDDFNSDSPGGRVADKIGEFTENLNSFGTVCNSKRIDAVPFGEGDIGSMCLHLSVKPGEYSYFSPRTLSMWAGPEHWRFKPRHKSDADSEKEAKKRSAKKAFEINFDEDIDFEAYFRKTKASVTLARSILESQKVKSTTLPTDFNYDPNNILQLFLKPTVKLCRTSEPDSSLDHEIGEYDYNNPNDTSNFCPALQAADSDDDNDPVQFIGQTGEFNLTAHPEGQDAELNGVVGDVDITTYGELNLIAEPQKVNKIAIQYAKTAKKMDMKRLKKNMWDLLTDGQKKETVAEMEEAEKEKDTSVVAGEKVFSGITKELLRRLPSVMANNLSVPLAFACLLHLANEKNLKLEGTEDLSDVLVKQGN
- the NCAPH gene encoding condensin complex subunit 2 isoform X2; this encodes MSAPTPRRAPAASPAPRSLSSTGTPVLAECPGNDDERERRQRRRSRATDLQLGSTDSPLGLASPAPRQAEAWLPTLPQWTNAQISDHYSTCIKLSTENKITTKNAFGLHLIDYMTEILKQKDSELTNFKIAAGTLDASAKIYAVRVDAVHADTYKVLGGLGKDSAPTKDVHSPEGDSPAPEAVKRVQTKKKHSFKTIEQNLNNINVSEANRRCEVDPMFQKTAASFDECSTAGIFLTGLHTQSCHSELLFDSKIVPLPSSETLTVPNSDPVKVMDLKPLLVQCIEKRPICSSLAGFKFTKWDAESHNESVSALLDKFKKSDQVFDINAEIDSDVEDGVPTLPDDDFNSDSPGGRVADKIGEFTENLNSFGTVCNSKRIDAVPFGEGDIGSMCLHLSVKPGEYSYFSPRTLSMWAGPEHWRFKPRHKSDADSEKEAKKRSAKKAFEINFDEDIDFEAYFRKTKASVTLARSILESQKVKSTTLPTDFNYDPNNILQLFLKPTVKLCRTSEPDSSLDHEIGEYDYNNPNDTSNFCPALQAADSDDDNDPVQFIGQTGEFNLTAHPEGQDAELNGVVGDVDITTYGELNLIAEPQKVNKIAIQYAKTAKKMDMKRLKKNMWDLLTDGQKKETVAEMEEAEKEKDTSVVAGEKVFSGITKELLRRLPSVMANNLSVPLAFACLLHLANEKNLKLEGTEDLSDVLVKQGN
- the NCAPH gene encoding condensin complex subunit 2 isoform X3, with translation MSAPTPRRAPAASPAPRSLSSTGTPVLAECPGNDDERERRQRRRSRATDLQLGSTDSPLGLASPAPRQAEAWLPTLPQWTNAQISDHYSTCIKLSTENKITTKNAFGLHLIDYMTEILKQKDSELTNFKIAAGTLDASAKIYAVRVDAVHADTYKVLGGLGKDSAPTKDVHSPEGEDSPAPEAVKRVQTKKKHSFKTIEQNLNNINVSEANRRCEVDPMFQKTAASFDECSTAGIFLTGLHTQSCHSELLFDSKIVPLPSSETLTVPNSDPVKVMDLKPLLVQCIEKRPICSSLAGFKFTKWDAESHNESVSALLDKFKKSDQVFDINAEIDSDVEDGVPTLPDDDFNSDSPGGRVADKIGEFTENLNSFGTVCNSKRIDAVPFGEGDIGSMCLHLSVKPGEYSYFSPRTLSMWAGPEHWRFKPRHKYADSEKEAKKRSAKKAFEINFDEDIDFEAYFRKTKASVTLARSILESQKVKSTTLPTDFNYDPNNILQLFLKPTVKLCRTSEPDSSLDHEIGEYDYNNPNDTSNFCPALQAADSDDDNDPVQFIGQTGEFNLTAHPEGQDAELNGVVGDVDITTYGELNLIAEPQKVNKIAIQYAKTAKKMDMKRLKKNMWDLLTDGQKKETVAEMEEAEKEKDTSVVAGEKVFSGITKELLRRLPSVMANNLSVPLAFACLLHLANEKNLKLEGTEDLSDVLVKQGN